The genomic interval CATGGCAAAAACCTCTATTGTTTCTTCCAGTCATCTGAGCGAAAACGCCAGCGAACTCAGTGAATTCGAGTATGCGCTGACCATGGCCCAAAACGCATTCTCGCGCTGGCTGATTCACTGCATGGCCGCAGCCGGCAACAAGGAACTCAGTCCCATCGATATTCTGATTCTGCATAATGTGCATCATCGTCAACGGCCCAAACGGATTGCGGATATCTGCTTCGTGTTAAACATCGACGACACCCATACGGTGTCTTACTCCCTGCGTAAACTGGGGAAATTCGGTCTGATTGAAAGCCAGAAGATTGGCAAGGAAACTTTTTATCACTGCACTGAAACCGGGGCCGGGCTGTGCCTGAACTACCGCGATATCCGCCAGGACTGCCTGCTGGATTCGCTGTCCACTCTGGGAGTCAACCGGGAGGAGCTTGGCAAGATGGCCCAACTGCTGCGTACCATGTCCGGAGTCTACGACCAGGCCGCCCGGGCGGCGGCATCTTTTTAAACGGAGGCAGCCCTGTGGCGACTCAGAACAGCAGTGAATTTCAGTCCGGCGGAGACTATGACACCCAATATCAACACCCGTTTGATGAGGAAATTCAATTCCTGACCAGGCTGGCCCGACAGCATCATGTTCGTCATGTACTGGATGTCTGTTGTGGTACTGGCATTACTGAAATAATGCAATTATGCCATCGTCGACTGCTTTTCTGACTGGTGTGGCAGGCCATGACAAACTGGTCATGGTTGCCCAAACCCAGTCACCTTTATGAACTTCATCTCAGACTCGGAGCACTTTTATGTGGAATCAACGTTTTGACGCCGACCATTACATCTACGGTACAGAACCCAACGATTTTTTGCGCCATCACTTTCAGACGATACCCAAGGGTAATGTGCTGTGTCTGGCGGAGGGCGAAGGCCGCAATGCGGTTTTTCTGGCTCAGCAGGGCTATCAGGTGACGGCAGTGGACAGCTCGGATGTCGGTTTGGAAAAAGCCCAACGCCTGGCCAAAGAGCGCAATGTCAGTATTACCACCATTCATGCGGATCTGGCCGATTTCGATCTGGGCACCGCACAATGGGATGGCATCGTGTCCATTTTCGGTCATCTGCCGTCACAACTGCGCGCCAAGGTCTATCAACAGGTTGTCAACGCTTTGAAACCTGATGGTGTTTTACTGCTTGAAGGGTATGCAGTGGCACAACTGAATTATCAGACCGGCGGTCCAAAAGACGAGGACATGCTGTTATCGATCAACGCACTGCAGCAGGAGCTGCACGGGTTAAACTTCTCTCATCTGGCAGAAGTGGAACGGGAGGTGCTGGAAGGCACATTGCATACCGGAACCGCAGCGGTTATCCAGGTAATCGCTAACCGGCCAGTCACAAACTGAGGAAACAACAGCAATGACTCTGACCTGTACCTGCCACTGTGGCAATGTGGAAATCACCCTTCCGCAACTTCCTGAAACGGCTGTCAGCTGCAACTGCTCGATATGCCGGCGACTGGGTACCTGGTGGACCAAGTACGAAAAGGCAGACGTCAGCATTGTTTTCAACCAACAGCCCAGTGTCGGTTATATCTGGGGAGACCGCTGCATTGAGTTTCAACACTGTCCGATCTGCGCCTGCGTAACGCACTACACCGGTACCAGCAATTATCCCAGCACACAGGTCGCTATCAACGTCCGGTTGCTGTCTCTGTCTGAACAACAGAACATCCACATCCGGCATTTTGATGGTGCCGACAGCTGGACCTTCCTGGACGAATGACCCGACAATTGTCAGTCTTCGCCAGGTCCGGTGTGCCATTGCCATAAACCTAACGCACACAGCAGGCAGGCCACACTCAACAGCAATGACCATTTCAGCAACACCGCGATACCGGAATGGCTGCTGATCAGCCCGAATAACAGTGGTGCCAGTGCTGCCAGGATGAAACCGGGTGCCAGTAGTCCTCCACTGATACGGCCATAACCGGATACATCAAACAATAACAGCGGCAGGGTGCCACGAACGATGGTCAGCAACCCGATGGCCATACCGAAGGTAATCACCCAGGCCATCAACGCCCAGGTGCTGATACTGATATAACAAACCAGCATAAACCCTGCTGTCAGACCACCAGTTGCCAGCAATGCAGACTGTAGCGGATTAGCCGCTGTTCCGGCAAACTCACTGAGCAGCCGTGCCGCGGTCTGACTGACTCCTCTGAGCGCCGCCAGCCAGACCGCCAGTTCCGGCGACACCCCCAGTCCGCTCAAAATAATAATCATGTAGATCGACATACCATTACTCAGAAAGGCACTCAACATCGTCATTACAGCAAACAGCACAGCATTCCATGACAGTTTCATCGCCCTGGTATTTGTCTCGGTCGTTGATTCAGCGTTTCTCTGGTTATCAGACATACGGCTGAACAGCGGCAGCAGACAGATCGCCAGCAGGGCATATACAACGACCGTATGACGCCAGCCCAGCCATGACAGCAGAGCATGGCCCAACGGCCAGAATACCGTTGAAGCCAGACCGCCAATCAGGGTGATACGGGCAATGGCTGTGGATGTAGCAATACCTGACATGCGAACCACCGTAGCAAACGCAGCTTCATATAACGTCATCCGCATGGCGAGACCCAACAATGCCCAGCAACCATAATATTGATAGAGATTCCGGCAACCACTCAGACATAACAGTCCAAATGCCAGCAACAGTACCCCAGACGTCATAATCCTGCGGCCACCGTGCTGATCAATCAGTCTGCCGATCGGCAGAGATACGATGCCCATAACGAGCAGTGCCACTGAGGAGCCGGCATAAATTTGGTTACTGCTCACTGCCAGCTCTGCGGCCATAGCCGGTCCCAGCACCGCCGGCAGGTAAAAGGAGATGCCCCAGCAGACCAGCTGGATCAATCCCAAAGTCAGAACCAGACGATGCGGTGTACTAGGACCTGCCCGGTACATCGCTGTCTGCCGATCCGAGCGGCCGCTGCATCAGAATGGAATCCAGCCAGTGCTCTCCCTTCCAGCCAACACCCGGCAAACGGCCGACATGTGCGAAACCGAGACGAGTATGCAGCTTCAGACTGGCGGTATTGTCAGGGTCACCAATGATCGCCACCATCTGCCGAAAGCCAAGATGAGTACATTCATCAATTACCGCGCTCAATAACTGATGTCCGATCCCACGACCAGTGTATTCGGGATGAATGTAAACCGAATCTTCCACCGTATAGCGGTAGCCAGGACGGGTACGATAAGGCCCGGCATAGGCAAATCCGGCGATAGTCGAGGATACCTCAGCCACCAGATAGGGATAGCCCGGTTGTACAATGGCCTGATAGCGCTGCAACATCGCCTCTGTTGTGGGCGGTACGTATTCGTAATTGGAAAGGCTGTTCAGCACGCCATGGGAATAGATGGCCGTTATGGCATCAATATCGGAAGCAAGACAGGGTCTTAGAACAGCAGCCGGAGAGGGGTTAATCATCATTCTGATCACTCACAGTGGAAGGATTCAGATACCCTAACCTATGACCAGGCATTAAAAAATAATATGCTTCTTATACAAAACATAAGAATTTCTTATCATGCATACACTCAATCTGGCCCAACTCTCAACGTTTATCAAGGTAACCGAGCTCGGCAGTTTTTCTGCTGCCGCAGACTACCTGGACCTCAGCCAACCAGCCGTCAGTCTGCAGATACGGCAATTGGAACAGCTGCTGGGTGTACGATTGCTGGAACGGGTGGGACGTAAAGTCAGTGCGACAGCTGCCGGAGAAGAGTTGTTGCGTCACGCCTATCAGATACAGCAGCAGGTGGATATTGCCTGGCAATCGTTGTCTCCTCATCAGCATGGCAGTGTTGGCCGCCTGCGCATCGGCACCGGTGCCACTGCTTGCATCTATCTGCTTCCGCCACTGCTACAACAGCTCAAACAACATATGCCCGGACTGGATATTACCGTGCAGACCGGTAACAGCTCTGACATTCTCAAACGGCTGGAAAACAATGTACTCGATCTGGCTCTGGTGACGATGCCTGTCAACGGTCGGGCTTTCGCTTGGAAGGAGATCTGCTGCGACGAGTTTGTGGCGGTCTATCCGGAATCACAACACCACCCTGATCAAACGTTCACCGCCGAATCTCTGGCAGAGATGCCATTACTGCTATACGAAGCTGGAGGCAACACCCGCAATATTATCGATCAATGGTTCACTCAGGCCGGACAAGTGGTCAAACCCATAATGGAGCTGGGCAGTGTTGAAGCGATCAAGCGCCTGACCGCCGCTGGGCTGGGTTGGTCCATCCTGCCGCACCTTGCTGTCCAGGATGCGACACGGTCCGATGGCCTGAAAATACACCCCCTCAATCCAAGACTGGAGCGTACACTGGCACTGGCCATGCGCCAGGACAAGCCAGTCAGTAAAGGCATGCGCTGTTTGATTGGACTGCTTCGACAGAAAGACAATCAACACTCATAGGACACTTATTTCGTCTCCGAATTATCTGCTTGTTCCTTTACTATACAATCATTACTATGACGTAGTATTGGAGCAATCTTTCACCCGATTCTGTGTAAGACAGAGTCATAAAACTGGAGTTCGAACATGTCAAATACTGTTGTGATTTATTATTCAGGTTATGGACACACCCGTCGCGTAGCAGAATACGTTGCCGAAGGTGCCAAGGCTGAACTGATCGAAATAGATGCAAACGGGGATATCACCGATGCAGCCTGGGAAAAACTGAATGCCGCCGATGCCATTATCTTCGGCTCACCCACATACATGGGTTCCGCTGCATGGCAATTCAAAAAATTCGCCGATGCCACCTCCAAAGTGTGGTTTACCCGCGGCTGGCAGGACAAGGTGTTTGGTGGCTTTACCAACAGCGCCAGTCTCAATGGCGACAAGCAGGTCACGCTGATTTTCATGCAAACCCTGGCCTCCCAACACGGCGGCATCTGGGTCAGTCTGGGCCTGGCTCCTGCCAATACCTTTGATGCCACTCGTAATGATGTGAACAACCTGGGTGGTTCCGTAGGTGCGCTGGTGCAATCTCCTTCTGATCGTGGTGCAGAAGATACTGCTGCCGGTGATCTTGAAACCGCTCGTCTCTACGGCGCCCGGGTCACTGAGATTGCCGCCCGTCTGAAGGGATGATTGTTCTCTGATAGCGTTTAGCACCGTCAGTGCCAGCGAATGGCACTGACTTCTGCACTCCCGATATTTTAAAGACTTCCTTTCAACACAATCTCACTCAAGGCTTTGCGCTGACGTTCCCGTTGATCACGCTGAGCAAACGTTTCTGCCACATCAGTCGGTGCACCAAGATAGCCGATGGCCATTCCGGTCAGTGGTTCCAAGGATCCGGAGATGCCAAACACTTGCCTGGCTTTATCGGGATCAATGCCGATCATTTGATGCACATACAGTCCCCGCGCAGTGGCTTCCAGGGTCAGATAAGCCGACGCGGCACCAAGATCGTGCTGAGCGGCTTTATTGTTCTGACCATTGTGCTCAAACGTATGCTCGGTCAACCCCAATACCAGCACAGGTGCATTACTGGCCCAAGGCTGATTTCCTTCCAGCAACACGCTGTAGATCTGTTGCCAGACTTCAGGACTGCGATCTTTGACTCCGACAATATAACGCCAGGGCTGCGCATTGTAGGACGACATCGTCCAGCGGGCTGCCTCGAACAGAGCAATCAGATCGTCTTTGCTGACTGTTTTATTGGGATCAAATGCATAAGGACTTTTGCGCCGGGATAGCAATTCATGGATAGGAA from Gynuella sunshinyii YC6258 carries:
- a CDS encoding winged helix DNA-binding protein gives rise to the protein MAKTSIVSSSHLSENASELSEFEYALTMAQNAFSRWLIHCMAAAGNKELSPIDILILHNVHHRQRPKRIADICFVLNIDDTHTVSYSLRKLGKFGLIESQKIGKETFYHCTETGAGLCLNYRDIRQDCLLDSLSTLGVNREELGKMAQLLRTMSGVYDQAARAAASF
- a CDS encoding MFS transporter, giving the protein MYRAGPSTPHRLVLTLGLIQLVCWGISFYLPAVLGPAMAAELAVSSNQIYAGSSVALLVMGIVSLPIGRLIDQHGGRRIMTSGVLLLAFGLLCLSGCRNLYQYYGCWALLGLAMRMTLYEAAFATVVRMSGIATSTAIARITLIGGLASTVFWPLGHALLSWLGWRHTVVVYALLAICLLPLFSRMSDNQRNAESTTETNTRAMKLSWNAVLFAVMTMLSAFLSNGMSIYMIIILSGLGVSPELAVWLAALRGVSQTAARLLSEFAGTAANPLQSALLATGGLTAGFMLVCYISISTWALMAWVITFGMAIGLLTIVRGTLPLLLFDVSGYGRISGGLLAPGFILAALAPLLFGLISSHSGIAVLLKWSLLLSVACLLCALGLWQWHTGPGED
- a CDS encoding flavodoxin family protein; amino-acid sequence: MSNTVVIYYSGYGHTRRVAEYVAEGAKAELIEIDANGDITDAAWEKLNAADAIIFGSPTYMGSAAWQFKKFADATSKVWFTRGWQDKVFGGFTNSASLNGDKQVTLIFMQTLASQHGGIWVSLGLAPANTFDATRNDVNNLGGSVGALVQSPSDRGAEDTAAGDLETARLYGARVTEIAARLKG
- a CDS encoding class I SAM-dependent methyltransferase: MWNQRFDADHYIYGTEPNDFLRHHFQTIPKGNVLCLAEGEGRNAVFLAQQGYQVTAVDSSDVGLEKAQRLAKERNVSITTIHADLADFDLGTAQWDGIVSIFGHLPSQLRAKVYQQVVNALKPDGVLLLEGYAVAQLNYQTGGPKDEDMLLSINALQQELHGLNFSHLAEVEREVLEGTLHTGTAAVIQVIANRPVTN
- a CDS encoding LysR family transcriptional regulator, yielding MHTLNLAQLSTFIKVTELGSFSAAADYLDLSQPAVSLQIRQLEQLLGVRLLERVGRKVSATAAGEELLRHAYQIQQQVDIAWQSLSPHQHGSVGRLRIGTGATACIYLLPPLLQQLKQHMPGLDITVQTGNSSDILKRLENNVLDLALVTMPVNGRAFAWKEICCDEFVAVYPESQHHPDQTFTAESLAEMPLLLYEAGGNTRNIIDQWFTQAGQVVKPIMELGSVEAIKRLTAAGLGWSILPHLAVQDATRSDGLKIHPLNPRLERTLALAMRQDKPVSKGMRCLIGLLRQKDNQHS
- a CDS encoding nitroreductase family protein, giving the protein MSVINPTDVPIHELLSRRKSPYAFDPNKTVSKDDLIALFEAARWTMSSYNAQPWRYIVGVKDRSPEVWQQIYSVLLEGNQPWASNAPVLVLGLTEHTFEHNGQNNKAAQHDLGAASAYLTLEATARGLYVHQMIGIDPDKARQVFGISGSLEPLTGMAIGYLGAPTDVAETFAQRDQRERQRKALSEIVLKGSL
- a CDS encoding GNAT family N-acetyltransferase, which produces MMINPSPAAVLRPCLASDIDAITAIYSHGVLNSLSNYEYVPPTTEAMLQRYQAIVQPGYPYLVAEVSSTIAGFAYAGPYRTRPGYRYTVEDSVYIHPEYTGRGIGHQLLSAVIDECTHLGFRQMVAIIGDPDNTASLKLHTRLGFAHVGRLPGVGWKGEHWLDSILMQRPLGSADSDVPGRS
- a CDS encoding GFA family protein, giving the protein MTLTCTCHCGNVEITLPQLPETAVSCNCSICRRLGTWWTKYEKADVSIVFNQQPSVGYIWGDRCIEFQHCPICACVTHYTGTSNYPSTQVAINVRLLSLSEQQNIHIRHFDGADSWTFLDE